A window of the Bacillus sp. A301a_S52 genome harbors these coding sequences:
- the polA gene encoding DNA polymerase I — protein MKILIKNEVLNVEKLVLVDGNSIAYRAFFALPLLNNEKGVYTNAVYGFTTMILKILEDEQPTHMLVAFDAGKTTFRHATFKEYKGKREKTPPELAEQLPIMRDLLKAFNISYYEVDNYEADDIIGTLATKAVNEQKQWQVNIYTGDKDLLQLVSTNVHVSLTRKGITNVDTYDLKLVDDTYGITPKQIVDMKGLMGDSSDNIPGVPGIGEKTALKLLKEHKTVEGVYEAIDSVSGKKLKENLEQNKEQAFMSKKLAEIMLDAPVTITLDELKLGERKNDELISLFKELEFNSLLDRLGMEVTLSDSEEMEDLDVQRVNHVTEDMLQSPSAIVVEVLEENYHQADIIGLAIANETGTYYLSADIALKSDVFKNWASDATKHKYIFNAKRAVVALGWQDVVMNGIIFDVQIASYLINPSASSHDLADIAKRQKSLQVQLDESVYGKGKKRHIPDVTILSQHLGRKAAALLELKDILYGELQRNDQLDLFEKLEMPLSVILGRMEMNGVAVDGNVLREMGKDLSHRLEKMEKEIYELVGTEFNINSPKQLGEVLFEKLNLPVIKKTKTGYSTSADVLEKLQDSHEVIPLILHYRQLGKLNSTYIEGLLKVLHKKTGKIHTIFNQAITQTGRLSSTEPNLQNIPIRLEEGRKIRHAFIPENKHARILAADYSQIELRVLAHISQDANLKQAFNENMDVHTKTAMDVFGVDHPEVTNNMRRTAKAVNFGIVYGISDYGLSQNLGITRKEARTFIDRYFESYPGVKEYMDTIVEDAREKGFVTTMLHRRRYLPELTSRNFNQRSFAERTAMNTPIQGSAADIIKKAMVDMAEKMEEQNMRSRLLLQVHDELIFEVPEEELEQMTKLVPEVMEKAVELDVPLIADVAHGATWYDAK, from the coding sequence ATAAAAATATTAATTAAAAACGAGGTGTTGAATGTGGAAAAACTCGTCTTAGTAGACGGAAATAGTATTGCATATCGTGCTTTCTTTGCATTACCACTTTTAAATAATGAAAAAGGCGTCTACACAAATGCTGTATACGGCTTTACAACGATGATCTTAAAAATATTAGAGGACGAACAACCGACACACATGCTTGTAGCATTTGATGCAGGTAAAACAACATTTAGACATGCCACATTTAAAGAATATAAAGGGAAACGTGAGAAGACCCCGCCAGAACTAGCTGAGCAGCTACCAATTATGAGAGATTTACTAAAGGCTTTTAATATTAGCTACTATGAAGTAGATAATTATGAAGCCGATGACATTATTGGAACCCTTGCCACAAAAGCAGTTAACGAGCAAAAGCAATGGCAAGTTAATATTTATACAGGTGATAAAGATTTACTGCAGCTTGTATCAACAAATGTTCATGTTTCATTGACACGAAAAGGTATTACCAATGTAGATACGTATGATCTGAAATTGGTAGACGATACATATGGCATAACCCCTAAACAAATTGTTGATATGAAGGGGTTGATGGGAGATAGCTCAGATAATATTCCCGGAGTACCAGGAATTGGAGAAAAAACGGCCTTAAAACTACTTAAAGAGCACAAGACCGTTGAAGGTGTTTATGAGGCAATTGACAGTGTAAGTGGCAAAAAATTAAAAGAAAACCTTGAACAAAATAAAGAGCAAGCATTTATGAGTAAAAAGCTTGCAGAAATTATGCTTGATGCGCCAGTAACCATTACCCTTGATGAGCTAAAGTTAGGTGAAAGAAAGAACGATGAGCTAATCAGCTTGTTTAAAGAATTAGAATTTAATTCGCTCCTTGATCGACTTGGAATGGAGGTAACTCTCTCTGATTCAGAGGAGATGGAAGATCTAGACGTACAACGTGTTAATCACGTGACAGAAGACATGCTTCAATCACCATCAGCAATAGTCGTTGAAGTATTAGAGGAAAATTATCACCAAGCTGATATTATCGGTCTAGCGATAGCTAATGAAACAGGTACGTATTATTTATCGGCGGATATAGCATTAAAAAGTGATGTGTTTAAAAACTGGGCGTCTGATGCCACTAAACATAAGTACATTTTTAATGCTAAAAGGGCAGTTGTGGCCCTTGGATGGCAGGATGTTGTCATGAATGGCATCATATTTGATGTGCAGATAGCTTCTTATTTAATTAATCCATCTGCAAGTTCACATGATTTAGCCGATATTGCTAAACGCCAGAAAAGCCTTCAAGTGCAGTTAGATGAATCGGTATATGGTAAGGGTAAGAAACGCCATATTCCTGACGTCACTATATTATCTCAACATTTAGGACGTAAAGCCGCGGCTTTGCTTGAATTAAAAGATATATTATACGGAGAATTGCAACGAAATGACCAATTAGATTTATTTGAAAAACTCGAAATGCCGTTATCTGTTATTCTTGGAAGAATGGAAATGAATGGTGTTGCAGTGGACGGAAATGTCCTAAGAGAAATGGGAAAAGACTTATCACATCGGCTAGAAAAAATGGAAAAAGAGATCTATGAGCTTGTAGGTACAGAATTTAATATTAATTCTCCTAAACAGCTTGGTGAAGTGTTATTCGAAAAACTAAACCTGCCTGTCATTAAAAAAACGAAAACGGGTTACTCTACTTCAGCTGATGTATTAGAAAAATTACAAGATTCTCATGAGGTGATACCGTTAATATTGCATTATCGCCAATTAGGAAAACTCAATTCCACATACATTGAAGGGCTGTTAAAAGTGCTTCATAAAAAGACCGGGAAGATTCATACGATTTTTAATCAAGCAATCACCCAAACGGGAAGATTAAGCTCAACTGAACCTAACTTGCAAAATATCCCAATACGACTTGAAGAAGGACGGAAAATTCGTCACGCTTTTATACCAGAAAATAAACATGCACGAATCTTAGCTGCTGATTATTCACAAATTGAATTACGTGTACTCGCCCATATTTCTCAAGATGCCAATTTAAAGCAAGCATTTAATGAGAATATGGATGTACATACCAAAACAGCGATGGATGTTTTTGGAGTGGATCATCCAGAAGTTACGAATAATATGAGACGAACAGCGAAAGCAGTGAACTTTGGCATCGTTTATGGTATTAGCGATTACGGATTGTCACAAAACTTGGGGATCACAAGGAAAGAGGCGCGAACTTTTATAGATAGGTACTTTGAAAGTTATCCGGGTGTAAAAGAGTATATGGATACGATCGTGGAAGACGCACGGGAGAAAGGATTTGTTACAACGATGCTGCACAGACGTCGTTATTTACCTGAGCTTACGAGTCGCAATTTTAATCAACGCAGCTTTGCTGAACGAACAGCGATGAATACTCCGATTCAAGGAAGTGCTGCTGATATTATTAAAAAAGCGATGGTAGATATGGCTGAAAAAATGGAAGAACAAAACATGAGATCACGTCTTCTTTTACAAGTCCATGATGAACTTATTTTTGAAGTGCCAGAAGAAGAACTAGAACAGATGACTAAGCTTGTACCTGAGGTTATGGAGAAAGCGGTAGAACTGGATGTTCCGTTG
- a CDS encoding PAS domain-containing protein, giving the protein MNSYRFRLIVPLSLIILLVLFSLGAVLGPFFKDFYLERMFDRIEKETHLVVYQLEEIDITDETRLQERVLEIADRLDVRLTVIEEEGEVLAETATSPEEMDNHLNRPEIQSAMDNEGGRETRYSATVGKELLYFALPFETEAGSSGFIRLGVEMDELNAVYQNIWTLLFVSFFIAFLIILVLASKLTNQMVKPVEDARRVANELAKGNFDARTFEGENLETGELNRSINVLAENLSQITTTYESQQERLETLIENMGSGLILINAKGDITLINRSCKELFDEETELWKNQLYYKVIKHKQIIQFIQEIFLTECRTRKPLKLSVGIYFKHVDVHGAPIIGIDEKLKGIVLVFHDITELKKLEQARKDFVANVSHELRTPVTSLKGFTETLLDGAMEDENLRKRFLTIIANESERLEGLIVDLLELSKIEGAKFQLNWQHVTLESVVDEVFLILKNKAEAKKMELEKKVIGSTYIEGDPHRIKQILINLVNNAIVYSPEEGRINIRVKEQTETVILEVEDTGIGINKKEIPRVFERFYRVDRARSRNSGGTGLGLAIVKHLAEAHHAKISVESEVGRGTNFKLMFYKIRQSEEEE; this is encoded by the coding sequence ATGAATAGCTATCGATTTAGATTAATTGTTCCTTTATCATTAATTATTTTACTTGTGTTATTCAGTTTAGGCGCAGTACTCGGTCCCTTCTTTAAGGATTTTTACTTAGAGAGAATGTTTGATCGGATTGAAAAGGAGACGCATTTAGTCGTTTATCAACTTGAAGAAATAGATATAACGGATGAAACGCGTCTTCAAGAAAGAGTTTTGGAAATTGCTGACCGACTTGATGTTCGTCTAACAGTCATTGAAGAAGAAGGTGAAGTGTTAGCAGAAACCGCCACATCACCTGAGGAAATGGATAATCATCTAAATCGCCCAGAAATTCAGTCTGCTATGGATAATGAGGGGGGAAGGGAAACAAGATATAGTGCAACCGTTGGAAAGGAACTGCTCTATTTTGCTTTGCCTTTTGAGACTGAGGCGGGCTCCTCAGGATTCATTCGTTTAGGGGTGGAAATGGATGAATTGAATGCTGTTTACCAAAATATTTGGACATTACTATTTGTATCTTTTTTTATCGCATTTTTAATTATTTTAGTATTAGCCTCTAAATTAACGAATCAGATGGTAAAGCCGGTTGAGGATGCAAGGCGCGTTGCCAATGAATTGGCAAAGGGCAACTTCGATGCAAGGACATTTGAAGGGGAAAATTTAGAAACCGGAGAGTTAAACCGCTCGATTAATGTTCTTGCTGAAAATTTATCACAAATTACAACAACCTATGAAAGTCAGCAAGAAAGACTGGAAACGCTTATAGAAAATATGGGGAGTGGCCTCATATTAATTAATGCAAAAGGTGATATTACGCTTATAAATCGTTCATGTAAAGAACTATTTGATGAAGAAACAGAACTATGGAAAAACCAGCTTTATTATAAAGTCATTAAACACAAACAAATCATTCAATTTATACAGGAAATTTTTCTGACAGAATGTCGTACGAGGAAGCCTCTTAAGCTTTCTGTAGGTATTTATTTTAAACATGTGGACGTACATGGTGCACCGATAATTGGCATCGATGAAAAGTTAAAAGGAATCGTCCTTGTTTTTCATGATATTACGGAATTAAAGAAACTCGAGCAAGCTCGAAAAGACTTCGTGGCAAATGTCTCCCATGAACTTCGAACTCCTGTTACATCACTAAAGGGTTTTACAGAAACATTACTAGATGGGGCAATGGAAGATGAGAACTTAAGGAAACGTTTTTTAACAATTATCGCCAATGAATCAGAGCGGTTAGAAGGATTGATAGTCGATTTATTAGAGCTCTCAAAAATAGAAGGTGCTAAATTCCAATTGAACTGGCAACATGTCACGTTAGAATCAGTCGTGGATGAAGTATTTCTGATTTTGAAAAATAAAGCGGAAGCGAAAAAGATGGAGCTAGAAAAAAAAGTAATTGGCTCCACGTATATTGAGGGAGATCCTCATCGGATTAAACAAATTCTCATTAATCTCGTTAATAATGCCATCGTTTATTCACCAGAAGAAGGTCGAATTAACATAAGAGTTAAAGAACAAACGGAAACGGTTATTTTGGAAGTTGAGGACACTGGTATTGGTATAAATAAAAAAGAAATACCTCGCGTGTTTGAGCGGTTTTATCGTGTGGATAGAGCGAGGAGCAGAAATTCTGGAGGAACAGGGCTTGGTTTAGCTATTGTTAAGCATTTGGCTGAAGCTCATCATGCCAAAATTTCAGTAGAAAGTGAAGTAGGGAGAGGGACAAATTTTAAGCTCATGTTTTATAAGATAAGACAATCAGAGGAAGAGGAGTAA
- a CDS encoding response regulator transcription factor, whose product MSQKLLIVDDEESILTLLQFNLEQGGFDVTTAMDGKTALNTAMETSFDLIILDLMLPEMDGLEVCKALRQNKVLTPILMLTAKDEEFDKVLGLELGADDYLTKPFSPREVVARVRAILRRSQKVVQNDNVEKDTKKMTIGDVEIFPDNYEVYLQGEALELTPKEFELLVYLVNHKGRVLTRDQLLNAVWNYEFVGDTRIVDVHISHLREKIEPNTKKPIYIKTIRGLGYKLDNPFKDE is encoded by the coding sequence ATGTCGCAAAAATTATTAATTGTTGATGATGAAGAATCAATTTTAACCTTGCTACAATTTAATTTGGAACAAGGTGGTTTTGATGTGACGACTGCAATGGACGGAAAAACAGCATTAAATACAGCGATGGAGACATCGTTTGATTTAATTATTTTGGATTTGATGCTACCTGAGATGGATGGTTTAGAAGTGTGTAAAGCCTTAAGACAAAATAAAGTTTTAACACCTATCTTAATGCTTACCGCAAAGGATGAAGAGTTTGATAAGGTGTTAGGATTAGAGCTAGGGGCTGATGACTACTTAACAAAGCCTTTTAGCCCGAGAGAAGTTGTCGCGAGAGTTAGAGCGATTCTTCGACGTTCTCAAAAAGTGGTACAAAACGATAATGTGGAAAAAGACACTAAAAAAATGACGATTGGCGATGTAGAGATTTTTCCAGATAACTATGAAGTTTATTTGCAGGGGGAAGCGTTAGAATTAACTCCTAAAGAGTTTGAATTACTCGTTTACTTAGTAAATCATAAAGGGAGAGTTTTGACGAGAGATCAATTATTAAATGCTGTTTGGAATTACGAATTTGTAGGGGATACGCGCATTGTCGATGTACATATTAGTCACCTGCGTGAGAAAATTGAACCGAATACGAAAAAACCAATTTATATAAAAACGATACGTGGATTAGGGTATAAATTAGACAACCCGTTTAAAGATGAATAG
- the mdh gene encoding malate dehydrogenase, with amino-acid sequence MAIRRRKISVVGSGFTGTTTALMAAQKELGDVVLVDIPNSEQPTKGKALDMLEASPVQGFDANIIGTSDYKETADSDIVVITAGIPRKPGMSRDDLVSTNASIMKSVTKDIVKYSPDCFIIVLTNPVDAMTYAVFQESGFPKNRVIGQSGVLDTARFNTFVAQELNVSVEDVTGFVLGGHGDDMVPMLRYSFAGGIPLEKLISKDRLDAIVERTRKGGGEIVNLLGTGSAYFAPAASIVQMVEAILKDKKRILPSIAYLEGEYGYSDIYLGVPTVLGGNGLEKIFELDLTDEEKQQLNKSVESVKSVLKLVK; translated from the coding sequence ATGGCAATCAGACGAAGAAAGATAAGTGTTGTCGGAAGCGGTTTTACAGGAACGACTACGGCTCTCATGGCGGCTCAAAAAGAGTTAGGTGATGTCGTACTTGTAGATATCCCTAATTCAGAACAACCTACTAAGGGAAAGGCCTTAGATATGCTAGAGGCGAGCCCTGTTCAAGGGTTTGATGCTAATATTATTGGAACTTCCGATTACAAGGAAACCGCTGATTCAGATATTGTCGTCATTACTGCTGGTATTCCCCGTAAACCAGGAATGAGCAGAGATGACCTTGTGAGTACGAATGCAAGTATCATGAAAAGTGTTACGAAAGATATTGTAAAATATTCACCAGATTGTTTTATTATCGTTCTGACAAATCCAGTAGATGCCATGACGTATGCCGTTTTTCAAGAGTCAGGTTTTCCTAAAAATCGTGTAATTGGACAATCAGGTGTCTTGGATACTGCACGGTTTAATACATTTGTGGCGCAAGAATTAAATGTCTCTGTGGAAGACGTGACAGGATTCGTTTTAGGGGGCCATGGAGATGATATGGTACCAATGCTACGTTATAGTTTCGCCGGAGGTATTCCTCTCGAAAAGTTAATTTCGAAAGACCGTTTAGACGCGATTGTAGAACGAACGCGTAAAGGCGGCGGTGAAATTGTTAATCTACTAGGAACAGGAAGTGCCTATTTTGCTCCCGCAGCTTCTATTGTTCAAATGGTTGAAGCGATTTTAAAAGATAAAAAACGTATTCTACCATCGATTGCTTACCTAGAAGGTGAATATGGTTATAGCGATATTTACTTAGGGGTCCCTACAGTTCTTGGGGGCAATGGATTAGAAAAAATATTTGAATTAGACCTTACAGACGAAGAGAAGCAGCAACTCAATAAATCTGTTGAATCTGTTAAAAGTGTATTAAAACTTGTTAAATAG
- the icd gene encoding NADP-dependent isocitrate dehydrogenase — MSGQKITVNNGVLNVPNEPVIPYIEGDGIGPDIWKAASRVIEAAVDKAYNGEKKIHWTEVLAGEKAHTQTGEWLPDQTLDTIREYMIAIKGPLTTPIGGGFRSLNVALRQELDLYTCLRPVRWFEGVPSPVKRPQDTDMVIFRENSEDIYAGIEYQEGTEDVKKVVDFLQNEMGATKIRFPETSGIGIKPVSQQGTERLVRAAIQYALDEGRKSVTLVHKGNIMKFTEGAFKNWGYELAEKEFGDKVFTWAQYDKIVEEKGNDAANEAQSQAEADGKIIVKDAIADIFLQQILTRPKEFDVVATMNLNGDYISDALAAQVGGIGIAPGANINYDTGHAIFEATHGTAPKYAGLDKVNPSSVLLSGVLMLRHLGWGEAADMIENAMDKTIGSKTVTYDFARLMDGATEVKCSEFGDALINNL; from the coding sequence ATGTCAGGACAGAAAATTACTGTAAATAATGGTGTATTAAATGTTCCGAATGAGCCAGTTATTCCATATATCGAAGGTGATGGTATTGGACCAGATATTTGGAAGGCTGCTTCACGTGTGATTGAAGCTGCCGTTGATAAAGCCTATAACGGTGAGAAAAAAATTCATTGGACAGAAGTGTTAGCTGGTGAGAAAGCCCACACGCAAACAGGTGAGTGGTTGCCGGATCAAACATTGGACACCATTCGTGAATATATGATTGCGATAAAGGGACCATTAACAACGCCTATCGGTGGAGGGTTCCGTTCTTTAAATGTGGCTTTACGTCAAGAGCTTGACCTCTATACATGCCTACGTCCAGTTAGATGGTTTGAAGGTGTCCCATCACCAGTTAAACGACCGCAGGATACAGATATGGTTATTTTCCGTGAAAATTCTGAAGACATTTATGCGGGAATTGAGTACCAAGAAGGCACTGAGGATGTGAAAAAGGTCGTTGATTTTCTTCAAAATGAAATGGGAGCAACGAAGATCCGCTTCCCTGAAACATCAGGCATCGGTATTAAGCCAGTGTCTCAACAAGGAACTGAGCGCCTTGTACGTGCAGCTATTCAATATGCATTAGACGAGGGACGAAAGAGTGTAACGCTCGTCCATAAAGGAAATATCATGAAATTCACTGAAGGGGCCTTCAAAAATTGGGGCTATGAATTAGCAGAAAAAGAATTTGGTGACAAAGTCTTTACATGGGCTCAATACGATAAAATTGTAGAAGAAAAAGGGAACGATGCTGCAAATGAAGCCCAGTCACAAGCGGAAGCAGATGGCAAAATTATTGTGAAGGATGCGATTGCGGATATTTTCCTTCAACAAATTCTTACACGTCCAAAAGAATTTGATGTTGTGGCAACGATGAATTTAAACGGTGACTATATATCTGACGCTTTAGCTGCGCAGGTTGGTGGGATTGGTATTGCACCTGGAGCAAACATCAATTATGATACAGGACATGCCATTTTTGAAGCGACTCATGGTACAGCACCAAAATATGCCGGTTTAGATAAAGTGAATCCTTCATCTGTTCTTTTGTCTGGCGTTTTAATGTTACGTCACTTAGGATGGGGTGAAGCTGCGGACATGATCGAAAATGCCATGGACAAAACCATTGGTAGTAAGACGGTAACGTATGACTTCGCGCGCTTAATGGATGGAGCAACTGAAGTGAAATGTTCAGAATTCGGGGACGCGCTCATTAATAATCTATAA
- the citZ gene encoding citrate synthase, which yields MSTTKGLEGVVATTSSVSSIIDGVLTYHGYNIDDLADYASFEEVIYLLWNHKLPNEQELISFKTELSSAAVVPEAVIEQLRTFPVDKVHPMAVLRTAVSNLALFDEEADVQDDAANYKKAIKLQAQLPTIITAFSRIRRGQEPVKPNKNLSFAANFLYMLNGEEPDAISEKAFNKALVLHADHELNASTFTARVCVATLSDMYSGITAAIGALKGPLHGGANERVMAMLSEIGEVDKAEAYIKDALARKVKIMGFGHRVYKNGDPRAKHLKEMSRQLTEITGTNKWYDMSVKIDEIVTNEKGLLPNVDFYSASVYHSLGIEHDIFTPIFAVSRVSGWIAHILEQFENNRLIRPRAEYTGPDHQAWVPLEER from the coding sequence ATGAGTACGACTAAAGGATTGGAAGGTGTCGTTGCTACGACATCAAGTGTGAGCTCTATTATTGATGGTGTATTAACTTATCACGGTTATAATATTGACGATTTAGCAGATTACGCCAGCTTTGAAGAAGTGATTTATTTATTGTGGAATCATAAGCTTCCCAATGAGCAAGAACTCATCTCTTTTAAAACAGAACTGTCTTCCGCAGCTGTAGTTCCTGAGGCAGTCATTGAGCAATTACGGACGTTTCCCGTTGATAAAGTTCATCCCATGGCGGTGCTAAGAACAGCTGTTTCTAACCTCGCTTTGTTTGATGAAGAAGCGGATGTACAAGATGACGCTGCCAACTATAAAAAAGCAATCAAACTTCAGGCACAGCTTCCAACTATCATAACCGCTTTTTCACGGATAAGACGTGGTCAAGAACCAGTTAAACCTAATAAAAATTTAAGTTTTGCTGCTAATTTCCTTTATATGCTCAATGGAGAGGAACCTGATGCTATCTCTGAGAAAGCTTTTAATAAAGCGCTCGTCTTACACGCAGATCATGAATTAAATGCATCCACTTTTACTGCTAGAGTCTGTGTGGCTACTTTATCGGATATGTATTCGGGCATTACAGCTGCAATTGGCGCCCTTAAAGGCCCTCTACATGGTGGTGCCAATGAACGGGTAATGGCGATGCTTTCAGAAATCGGCGAGGTGGATAAAGCAGAAGCCTATATAAAAGATGCTTTAGCTCGCAAGGTGAAAATTATGGGATTCGGCCATAGAGTTTATAAAAATGGCGATCCTCGTGCCAAACATTTAAAAGAAATGTCTCGACAGTTGACTGAGATTACAGGCACTAACAAGTGGTATGATATGAGTGTGAAAATTGATGAAATTGTGACGAACGAGAAAGGGTTATTACCGAACGTGGATTTTTATTCTGCATCCGTTTATCACAGCCTCGGTATTGAGCACGACATCTTTACACCTATTTTCGCCGTAAGTCGTGTTTCTGGGTGGATAGCTCATATCCTTGAACAATTTGAAAATAACCGACTTATTCGACCACGTGCAGAATACACGGGCCCAGATCACCAGGCCTGGGTACCACTCGAAGAAAGATAA
- a CDS encoding DUF441 domain-containing protein: MTQATIFMLILLAIGLFAKNQSLIIAVAFLLVVKWSGLADKILPFAQQKGINIGVTIITIAVLVPIVTGDIGFRDLQDALKSSYAWIALASGIFVAIIAANGIELLQNDPHITAALVFGTILAVAVFNGVAVGPLIGAGIAYLAMKMVDFFSSFGG; this comes from the coding sequence ATGACTCAAGCAACTATTTTTATGCTTATCTTACTTGCTATTGGCTTATTTGCTAAAAATCAATCTTTAATTATTGCTGTCGCATTCCTGCTTGTTGTGAAATGGAGTGGATTAGCAGATAAAATTTTACCATTTGCTCAGCAGAAAGGGATCAATATTGGTGTAACAATTATAACTATTGCTGTCTTAGTCCCAATAGTAACGGGAGATATTGGCTTTAGAGACCTACAAGATGCTTTGAAATCGTCATATGCTTGGATTGCTTTGGCCTCTGGAATTTTTGTGGCTATCATTGCTGCTAACGGAATTGAATTGCTTCAAAATGACCCACACATCACTGCCGCTTTAGTGTTTGGGACGATTCTTGCTGTGGCTGTCTTTAATGGCGTAGCTGTAGGTCCACTTATCGGTGCTGGTATTGCTTATCTTGCCATGAAAATGGTTGATTTTTTCAGTTCCTTTGGAGGATAG
- the ytvI gene encoding sporulation integral membrane protein YtvI, which yields MSEKSFLLVKRIVILSSIILTVITTVTVAIIYFYPFLLAIVFSLIFLPFVNYLENYLRWKRAVATFIVIATFILLLMILMTFIIAEMVQGLSFLAKVLPSYIEELTKTIQHWINTRLFPLISDLSQFTSGLERESGMTFDQSIDQILSEGSMQIGNIIQAFLNQLKDFLIAFPHAITMILFSLLASFFITKDWPQLIIWVNTHLPQRLTYVSGRIFKEWKAALGHYLMAQFILVLISAFIVFAGLIILNVNYAFTTSLLIAVVDIFPYIGTGIVFIPWIIYSFLNANWYMTAGLSILYGIVVLQRQLSEPKILAHHMGMPTLVLLFTVFACYQVFGFAGILFGPFILIIIQTLKNARVLEEMKHYLFR from the coding sequence ATGTCTGAAAAATCTTTTCTTTTAGTTAAACGAATCGTCATCTTATCAAGTATCATTCTTACAGTTATAACTACTGTGACAGTAGCTATTATATATTTTTATCCATTTTTATTAGCTATTGTTTTCTCTTTAATTTTTTTGCCTTTTGTAAACTACTTAGAAAATTATTTGCGCTGGAAAAGAGCAGTAGCTACATTTATTGTTATTGCAACTTTTATCTTACTATTAATGATATTAATGACGTTCATTATAGCTGAAATGGTACAAGGATTATCGTTCTTAGCGAAAGTCTTACCGAGCTATATAGAGGAATTGACCAAAACCATTCAACATTGGATAAATACACGTTTATTCCCTTTAATCTCAGATTTATCTCAATTTACTAGTGGTTTGGAACGCGAATCTGGTATGACGTTTGATCAGTCAATCGATCAGATTTTAAGTGAAGGAAGTATGCAGATTGGAAATATCATTCAAGCTTTTTTAAATCAATTAAAAGACTTTTTAATAGCCTTCCCACACGCAATAACAATGATCCTATTCTCTTTACTTGCCTCCTTTTTTATTACCAAAGACTGGCCGCAACTCATAATTTGGGTCAATACTCATTTACCTCAACGGTTAACATATGTAAGTGGAAGAATTTTCAAAGAGTGGAAAGCTGCCTTAGGGCATTACCTGATGGCTCAGTTCATTTTAGTTCTCATATCAGCATTCATTGTTTTTGCAGGTTTAATTATTCTTAACGTTAATTATGCTTTTACAACATCTCTCCTTATTGCGGTTGTCGATATTTTCCCTTATATAGGGACAGGCATCGTGTTCATCCCATGGATAATTTATTCTTTTTTAAACGCTAATTGGTATATGACAGCTGGATTATCTATTTTATACGGTATAGTCGTCCTCCAAAGACAACTTTCTGAACCGAAAATTCTTGCTCATCATATGGGCATGCCAACTTTAGTTTTATTATTTACTGTATTTGCTTGTTATCAGGTATTTGGCTTTGCCGGAATACTTTTCGGACCGTTTATCTTAATAATCATTCAAACACTGAAAAATGCACGTGTACTTGAAGAAATGAAGCATTATTTATTCCGATAA
- the fxsA gene encoding membrane protein FxsA — MGKLFLLLLIIVPALEIWVLILSGNAFGVPITILLIILTGILGAALAKKEGLNAIRTAQMQASQGQMPSGVILDGICILVGGVVLLTPGFITDALGFFLLLPQTRAVFKGFLQRVFQKAVKSGNFIYVSHNRWGRK; from the coding sequence ATGGGAAAATTGTTTTTACTTCTCTTAATTATCGTCCCTGCTCTCGAAATATGGGTACTTATTTTATCTGGGAATGCATTTGGTGTCCCTATTACGATCTTGTTAATTATATTAACAGGTATATTAGGGGCTGCCCTTGCAAAAAAAGAAGGTCTTAATGCCATTAGAACAGCACAAATGCAAGCATCACAAGGACAAATGCCTAGTGGCGTCATACTTGATGGCATATGCATACTTGTGGGGGGAGTGGTTCTTTTAACACCAGGCTTTATTACCGACGCCCTTGGCTTCTTTTTACTTCTTCCCCAAACGAGAGCTGTTTTTAAAGGATTTCTACAGCGAGTATTTCAAAAAGCCGTTAAATCTGGCAACTTTATTTATGTTTCTCATAATCGATGGGGCCGTAAATAA